Proteins from one Setaria italica strain Yugu1 chromosome V, Setaria_italica_v2.0, whole genome shotgun sequence genomic window:
- the LOC101784336 gene encoding putative disease resistance RPP13-like protein 3 — translation MADMLLGSAQGAVGSLLGRLTSALIDEAQQLSGVRSDVQFIKDEMESMHGFLLHFAEATGDGGDEDHRVRAWMKQVAEVAYASQNCVDLYVQSLGAGASAGSYLRRLPRLLWTLPARHRIARQIRELKVRAREVGERRIRYGVKAPKEQKPAKASSSLAAGDDEDKELEDARRRASAEFKPAAPLLEQLSRDVWKKTTLQTEEDAEAAAPRPKVIAILGDPDSRTNFAKKAKTWEDWDCMVWIEVGPFCTPSRLLRSILKKLSAPVPDQLEAWGHEKLVEKIRLHLKDKRFLVVLDDFWDRDGTHLWDCVKSCFPPGDCTPGSKIIITTGYLPQAKSLVPSEVYDVSSLQSDHRKELIYSYLEEAMGLVNSNNQNRYDLCDVLRDIISILVDAIPTCNFFLHVLYGNPNRTIDEFQRLLRDKLGSSPNKAKQVLKFAYDGLSSNCKSCLLHLSIFPLKTTFGQTGYAAHSRTRLAIFKRARLVRRWVAEGRVKKRGRLMSAMDEADHCFDVLAAHRFVIPKDTDATGKVKSCVMNDFIHDLIAEIAREETRDNIKLPPDLAHRLSISHEFQLAQAVQQVHATRSNTATMFLELLPSSTNLRGLEVLDLEDCKELTDHHLKNICNHVVKLKYLSIRNTDITKLPKKIGKLQFLETLDIRQTEVRAFAKRYTVLPKLKHLLAGNQPTDYISFDKLQYQETDVRQTKVRVFTKRRIELPKLKNLLSGDQPTGYISEGSTRVEKPFFTVQMPHCIGAMTELQVLTHIAVSKNASELTGICNLIHLRKLEVVLQDPEGRAFMHLYHAIGNLTRSLVSLSIRIIANNVNADMGMEEILLIPPKYLQKLEISGLINGLPPWVEKLKELTKITLHKTPLSPVDIKILGMLTSLRYLRLQEKSSSERTLAFSKDGFQSLVFLVIEFSGITSISFADEATTPQL, via the coding sequence ATGGCAGACATGCTGCTGGGCTCCGCGCAAGGGGCCGTCGGGTCGCTACTTGGCCGGCTAACGTCGGCCCTCATCGACGAGGCCCAGCAGCTCAGCGGCGTCCGGAGCGACGTGCAGTTCATCAAGGACGAGATGGAGAGCATGCACGGCTTCCTGCTGCACTTCGCCGAGGccaccggcgacggcggcgacgaggaccaCCGGGTGCGCGCGTGGATGAAGCAGGTGGCGGAGGTGGCCTACGCCTCCCAGAACTGCGTCGACCTCTACGTCCAGagcctcggcgccggcgccagcgcggGGAGCTACCTCCGCCGGCTGCCCCGGCTGCTGTGGACGCTGCCGGCGCGCCACCGCATCGCGAGGCAGATCAGAGAGCTCAAGGTCCGGGCTCGGGAGGTTGGGGAGAGGCGGATAAGGTACGGCGTCAAAGCCCCTAAGGAACAGAAGCCCGCCAAGGCTTCGTCGTCGCTGGCTGCCGGAGACGATGAAGACAAGGAGCTGGAAGACGCTCGGCGCCGTGCTTCGGCCGAATTCAAGCCGGCTGCCCCATTATTGGAGCAATTATCTCGGGACGTCTGGAAGAAGACGACACTACAAACAGAGGAAGACGCAGAAGCTGCTGCGCCTCGGCCCAAAGTAATTGCAATCTTGGGGGATCCCGACAGCAGGACTAATTTTGCAAAGAAAGCAAAGACTTGGGAGGATTGGGACTGCATGGTTTGGATCGAGGTGGGCCCTTTCTGTACTCCCAGCCGGTTACTCCGGAGCATCCTGAAGAAGCTATCAGCTCCGGTGCCAGATCAGTTGGAAGCATGGGGCCATGAGAAGCTTGTGGAGAAGATTCGGCTGCATCTGAAAGATAAAAGGTTCTTGGTTGTGCTCGACGACTTCTGGGACCGGGATGGAACTCATCTTTGGGATTGCGTGAAATCCTGTTTCCCTCCCGGCGACTGCACTCCGGGCAGTAAGATAATAATTACCACAGGGTACCTTCCTCAAGCCAAGTCGCTTGTCCCCTCTGAAGTGTATGACGTATCAAGCTTGCAGTCTGACCACCGCAAAGAGCTTATTTATTCTTACTTGGAGGAAGCAATGGGCCTAGTCAACAGCAACAACCAAAACCGTTATGATCTCTGTGATGTTCTAAGGGACATCATCTCAATATTAGTAGATGCAATCCCCACATGCAACTTTTTCCTTCATGTTCTCTATGGTAATCCTAATAGGACCATAGATGAGTTTCAGAGATTGTTGCGGGACAAGCTTGGTTCATCGCCGAACAAAGCAAAGCAAGTACTAAAGTTTGCTTACGATGGCCTGTCGAGCAATTGCAAGAGTTGCCTTTTGCATCTGAGCATTTTCCCTTTGAAAACAACCTTTGGGCAGACAGGATATGCTGCCCATTCACGGACAAGATTGGCCATCTTTAAACGGGCAAGATTGGTACGAAGATGGGTTGCTGAAGGCAGGGTAAAGAAAAGAGGCAGACTGATGAGTGCCATGGATGAAGCTGACCACTGCTTTGATGTGCTTGCTGCCCACAGATTTGTTATTCCCAAGGACACCGATGCTACCGGCAAGGTCAAAAGCTGTGTGATGAATGATTTCATCCATGATCTTATTGCTGAGATCGCTAGAGAGGAAACCAGGGACAACATCAAGCTTCCACCAGACTTAGCTCATCGCCTTTCAATCAGCCATGAATTCCAACTCGCGCAAGCTGTGCAGCAAGTACATGCAACCCGTTCCAACACCGCAACAATGTTCTTGGAATTGCTTCCTTCATCAACTAACTTGAGGGGCCTGGAAGTGCTTGATCTAGAAGATTGCAAGGAATTGACGGACCACCATCTGAAGAACATTTGCAACCATGTTGTTAAGCTCAAGTACCTAAGCATCCGGAATACCGACATTACCAAACTGCCCAAGAAGATTGGCAAGCTCCAGTTTCTAGAGACTCTAGACATTAGACAAACAGAGGTACGAGCTTTTGCCAAAAGATACACTGTGCTTCCAAAGCTAAAGCATCTACTTGCCGGTAATCAACCGACTGACTACATTAGCTTTGACAAGCTCCAGTACCAAGAGACTGACGTTCGACAAACCAAGGTACGAGTTTTTACCAAAAGACGTATTGAGCTTCCAAAGCTAAAGAATCTACTTTCCGGTGATCAACCGACTGGCTACATTAGCGAGGGCAGCACAAGAGTAGAAAAACCATTTTTCACTGTCCAGATGCCCCATTGTATTGGGGCCATGACAGAACTGCAGGTGCTAACCCACATTGCAGTTTCCAAAAATGCCAGTGAGCTGACTGGAATTTGCAACCTAATTCATCTGAGGAAGTTAGAAGTGGTTCTCCAGGACCCTGAGGGACGAGCCTTCATGCATTTGTACCATGCAATTGGGAATCTGACCAGAAGTCTTGTCTCTTTGTCTATCCGGATCATAGCTAACAACGTTAATGCAGACATGGGCATGGAAGAGATATTACTAATACCTCCAAAGTATCTTCAGAAACTAGAAATCAGTGGACTCATAAATGGACTGCCTCCTTGGGTTGAAAAGCTCAAGGAACTTACGAAGATAACCCTGCATAAAACTCCACTGTCACCTGTGGACATTAAAATCCTTGGCATGCTCACTAGTTTGCGCTACCTTAGGCTTCAGGAGAAGTCATCCAGTGAAAGAACACTAGCCTTCAGCAAAGATGGATTTCAAAGCCTCGTGTTCCTCGTTATAGAGTTCT